The Pontiella agarivorans genome includes a window with the following:
- a CDS encoding carbohydrate kinase family protein, translating into MSGKKYDAVVVGLNVIDILFERPDKITEGEKHEVSRLVIQGGAPAGNAACGLASMGWKTGFVGKLGNNTLSSISRTELQMYNVSESLLIKSEKAQPAIAVVAIDQQGERTVYYSLAGYEKLTPGDIPTEAIKEAGLLLVDGYETEGALEALRIAHKYGIPSVLDIETGDAELMRKAMKLGTDTILPLSGALELTGCETMDAALYELSGWTDGRVIITDGIKGSWTLNEQELIHQPAFSVQAVDTTGCGDAYHAGYASALLDGLPLNLRMEFAAFFASRVALQFGGRTQLPNPASLKAEDLSGLSSELKQYIRNKE; encoded by the coding sequence ATGTCTGGAAAAAAATATGATGCTGTGGTGGTCGGCCTTAATGTCATCGACATTTTGTTCGAACGGCCGGATAAAATCACCGAAGGCGAAAAGCACGAAGTTTCCCGTCTGGTGATCCAGGGCGGTGCTCCCGCCGGCAATGCCGCCTGCGGCCTGGCTTCCATGGGCTGGAAAACCGGCTTCGTCGGAAAACTGGGGAACAACACATTGAGCAGCATTTCCCGCACCGAGTTGCAAATGTACAACGTTTCCGAAAGTCTGCTGATCAAATCGGAAAAGGCACAGCCCGCCATCGCAGTGGTAGCGATTGATCAGCAGGGTGAACGCACGGTGTACTACAGCCTTGCCGGTTATGAAAAGTTAACGCCAGGCGACATCCCCACGGAAGCCATCAAAGAGGCTGGACTGCTTTTGGTGGATGGGTATGAGACAGAAGGAGCGCTCGAAGCCCTCAGAATTGCCCATAAATACGGTATTCCGTCGGTACTTGACATTGAAACCGGCGACGCGGAACTGATGCGAAAAGCGATGAAACTCGGCACCGATACCATTCTGCCCCTATCCGGCGCACTCGAACTGACCGGATGCGAGACCATGGATGCCGCTTTATACGAACTCTCCGGCTGGACCGACGGCCGTGTCATCATTACTGACGGCATTAAGGGAAGCTGGACCCTGAACGAGCAGGAACTTATCCATCAGCCGGCCTTCAGCGTGCAGGCGGTGGATACCACCGGCTGCGGTGATGCCTATCATGCCGGCTATGCATCTGCCCTGCTGGACGGACTGCCGCTGAATCTGCGAATGGAATTTGCCGCTTTTTTTGCATCCCGTGTCGCGCTGCAGTTCGGCGGACGGACACAGCTTCCGAATCCCGCATCACTCAAAGCCGAAGATCTCTCCGGTTTATCCTCAGAACTCAAACAGTATATCCGAAACAAGGAGTAA